The Benincasa hispida cultivar B227 chromosome 11, ASM972705v1, whole genome shotgun sequence genome has a segment encoding these proteins:
- the LOC120090037 gene encoding glucose-6-phosphate/phosphate translocator 1, chloroplastic yields MISSFTQSAKPINGSDVILRRRSPAPIRRFSCLPPLPAQKSQSSVVCMKSALHISSVSNFGPLGTQKSDLITCKSYEADRSQPIESNIELTVAEAPSEAAKKAKIGLYFALWWGLNVVFNIYNKKVLIAYPYPWLTSTLSLAVGSLIMLFSWMTRIAEAPKTDFEFWKSLFPVAVAHTIGHVAATVSMSKVAVSFTHIIKSGEPAFSVLVSRFLLGETFPGPVYLSLLPIIGGCALAAVTELNFNMIGFMGAMISNLAFVFRNIFSKKGMKGKSVSGMNYYACLSILSLLILTPFAIAVEGPQMWAAGWKTALSEIGPNFVWWVAAQSVFYHLYNQVSYMSLDEISPLTFSIGNTMKRISVIVSAIIIFRTPVKPVNALGAAIAVLGTFLYSQAKQ; encoded by the exons ATGATCTCTTCTTTCACTCAATCTGCAAAACCCATTAATGGGTCCGACGTGATTCTCCGGCGGAGGTCTCCGGCGCCAATCCGACGGTTTTCGTGTCTTCCTCCATTGCCGGCGCAAAAATCCCAAAGCTCTGTTGTGTGCATGAAAAGTGCTCTTCATATCTCATCGGTTTCCAATTTTGGGCCACTGGGAACTCAGAAGAGTGATTTGATTACGTGCAAATCCTACGAGGCTGACCGATCACAGCCGATTGAGTCAAACATTGAACTGACGGTGGCCGAAGCGCCGTCCGAGGCGGCGAAGAAGGCGAAGATCGGACTGTATTTTGCTCTCTGGTGGGGTTTGAACGTTGTTTTCAATATTTACAACAAGAAGGTTTTGATTGCGTATCCATATCCATGGCTAACCTCCACACTTTCTCTTGCTGTTGGCTCTCTCATCATGTTATTCTCTTGGATGACGAGGATCGCCGAGGCTCCCAAAACCGATTTCGAGTTCTGGAAATCCTTGTTCCCT GTTGCTGTGGCCCATACAATTGGACATGTAGCAGCAACAGTGAGCATGTCAAAGGTTGCTGTCTCATTCACGCATATCATCAAAAGTGGTGAGCCTGCATTTAGCGTATTGGTTTCAAGGTTCCTGTTGGGTGAGACTTTTCCTGGTCCTGTCTACCTCTCTCTTCTCCCAATCATTGGTGGCTGTGCGCTTGCTGCCGTGACCGAGCTCAACTTCAATATGATAG GTTTCATGGGAGCCATGATATCAAACTTGGCATTTGTCTTCAGAAACATATTTTCCAAGAAAGGCATGAAGGGGAAGTCTGTTAGTGGAATGAACTACTACGCCTGTTTGTCTATATTATCCCTGTTGATTCTTACCCCGTTTGCAATCGCTGTCGAAGGACCACAGATGTGGGCTGCAGGATGGAAAACAGCGCTCTCTGAGATTGGACCTAATTTTGTTTG GTGGGTAGCAGCACAGAGTGTCTTCTATCATCTCTACAACCAAGTATCCTACATGTCGCTGGATGAAATTTCTCCCTTGACATTCAGCATTGGCAACACCATGAAACGCATATCGGTCATAGTTTCTGCAATAATCATTTTCCGCACACCTGTCAAACCCGTCAATGCTCTCGGAGCTGCGATCGCCGTTCTTGGAACCTTCTTATATTCACAG GCAAAACAATAA